DNA from Amorphoplanes friuliensis DSM 7358:
CGGCCGAGCGCGTACGCGGCCTCGAGCGCCGGCGCCAGCGGGGAACCCTGCCCGCGGCCCGCCGGCCGGGACACGAGGTTGAGGAACGTGCCCAGCGCCGCCCGGACGGCCTTCTCGATCTGCGGGCCGAGCGGGCCGGAGAACGCCTTCGCGTACGCGGGCACCCCGTCGGTGATCGCCTCGACGGTCTGCGCGGCCACCGCTGGCAACGCCTGCTTTAGGGGTGCTACCGCCCCTGCGGTCAGCTGGAAGTCTTGAACGTCGCTCATGATGGCCTCCTTTTGTTCCCTGCGAACAATAACCCCGGCCGGATTCACGTTGATCCGGTCAGGCGATATCCCGGGAAACGACGCAGGCTTGTGTCATGGCGGTAACACAGACCCTGCGGTCCGGCGCGTGGCGCGTCGTCGAGCTGATCACGACACCCCTGGTGCCGGCGGACTACCTCGACGTGGTCGCGCCCCTGCGCAACGCCAGTGTCCTGCGCGCCAAGATCGAATCGGTCCGGCCCGAGACGCGCAACAGCGTGACGCTGGTGCTGCGGCCCGGCCGCGGCTGGCAGCCGCACGAGCCCGGGCAGTACATCCGCATCGGCGTCGACGTCGACGGTGTCCGGCTCTGGCGTGCGTACTCCGTGACCTGCGCGCCCGGCCGGCTGTCGGTGACGGTCAACGCCGTCCGGGACGGTGTGGTCAGCAACTACCTGATCCGCAACGCCAAGCGCGGCATGATCGTGCACCTGGACAACCCGGCCGGCGAGTTCACGCTCCCGACACCCCGGCCGGAGAAGGTGCTCTTCGTGACGGCCGGCAGCGGCATCACACCCGTGATGGGCATGCTGCGCAGCGCCCTGCACGAGCTGAGTGACGTCGTCGTGCTGCACTCGGCGCCGGAACGCGAGGCCGTCGTGTTCGGCGAGGAGCTGCGCACCCTGGCCGCCGACGGGCGGATCCGCCTGATCGAGCGGCACACCCGTACCGATGGACGGATCTCCACCACCGAGCTGGCCGAGCTGGTCCCCGACCTGTTCGAGCGGCACACCTGGGCCTGCGGGCCCAACGAGATGCTCGACGACCTGGGCGCGCACTGGGCCCTGGCCGGTGCGGCCGAGCGGCTGCACGTCGAGCGGTTCCGTCCGACGATCATCGCGGCCGGCGAGGGTGGCAAGGTCACCTTCGGCAGGTCCGGGACCGTGGTCGACGCCGAGGGCGGCGTACCGATCCTGGAGGCCGGTGAGAACGCCGGTGTGCTGATGCCGTCCGGCTGCCGGATGGGCATCTGCTTCAGCTGCGTGCTGCCGATGACCGAGGGCTCGGTCCGCGACCTGCGCGACGGCTCGATCACCACCGCGGTCGAGGGTGACCGCATCCCCGTCCAGACGTGCATCTCGGCCGCCGCCGGCCCGTGCCAGCTGGACGCCTGAACCTCTTCTCCTGCTCCCGCTCCGGAAGGAACTTCGTGACCACGATCCAGCGCAAGCGCGTCAGCCCGATCGACCACCTGACCGCCGAGGACATCGAGACGCTCGGCCGCGAGCTCGACGCGATCCGGGACGAGATCGTGGCCGGCCGGGGTGAGAACGACGCGAAGTACATCCGCCGCGTCATCAGCGTGCAGCGCAAGCTGGAGCTCAGCAGCCGCGCGATCCTGCTCTTCTCGCTCTTCCCGCCGGCCTGGCTGGTCGGCACGGCGGGCCTGTCGGTGGCCAAGATCCTCGAGAACATGGAGATCGGCCACAACATCATGCACGGCCAGTGGGACTGGATGCGCGACCCGAAGATCCACTCGACCGCCTGGGAGTGGGACAACGCGTCGCCGTCGGAGCAGTGGAAGCACTCGCACAACGAGCTGCACCACACTTACACGAACGTCGTCGGCAAGGACAACGACCTCGGCTACGGCATCATGCGCGTCGACGAGGGGCAGCGCTGGCACCCCATCTACCTGGGCCAGCCGCTCTGGAACTTCGTCAACGCGTGCTTCTTCGAGTACGGCATCGCCGCGTACGACCTCGAGCTCGGCAAGAACCTGAAGACGAAGAAGCGGCGCACGAACCCGGAGTTCAAGGAGCGCCTCAAGCAGGTCCGCCGCAAGATCGGCAAGCAGATGCTGAAGGACTACGTCGTCCACCCGGCGCTGTCGATCGTCACCGGCTCGTTCCTGCACACCCTGGCGGCCAACGCCGTCGCCAACCTGGTCCGCAACCTCTGGACGCACTCGGTGATCATGTGCGGTCACTTCCCGCAGGGCGTCGAGACCTTCGAGCGCACGTCGATCGAGGGCGAGACCCGCGGCGAGTGGTACGTCCGGCAGATGCTCGGCTCGGCGAACATCGACGGCAACCGTGTCATGCACATCATGACCGGCAACTTGTCGTACCAGATCGAGCACCACCTCTTCCCCGACCTGCCCAGCAACCGCTACCAGGAGATCGCGCCCCGGATCCGCGAGATCTTCGACCGCTACCAGCTGACCTACGTCAGCGGCTCCCTGCCCCGGCAGGTCGGCTCGGCCTGGGCGAAGGTCTTCCGGCTCTCGCTGCCCAACCGCGGCGAGGCCAAGCTGGCGGCGGACGCACCCCGGCCCAAGCAGGTCAAGCGGGCCAAGGCCTACCGGTGGCAGCGCCCGGCCGAAGAGCCGACCCCCGTAGCCGTCAACTCCTGAACGAAGTTCGCCTACGCTGGACCGGTGAGTGACGTGGTGAAGAACTGGGCCGGCAACATCACCTTCAACGCGAGCCGGATCCACCGGATGCTGACGGTTCCTGAGCTGCAGGACCTTGTCGCCGGCGGCGGGAAGGTCCGGGTCCTCGGCAGCGGCCACTCCTTCAACCGGATGGCCGACACGACCGGGGACCTGGTCGACCTCATCGGCCTCCCCCGCGTCGTGGAGATCTCCGCGGACCGCCGCACGGTCCGCGTCGACGGCGGCATCCGGTACGGCGAACTGGCCGACCGTCTGCACGCCGAAGGCCTGGCCGTGCACAACATGGCGTCGCTGCCGCACATCTCGGTCGCCGGTGCCGTCACCACGGCCACCCACGGCTCCGGCGTGCGCAACCGCAACCTCGCGACGTCGGTCGCCGGCCTCGAGCTGATCCGCGGTGACGGCAAGCTGGTCACGCTGCGCCGCGGCGACGAGGGCTTCGACGGCGCCGTGGTCGGTCTGGGCGCCCTGGGCATCGTCACCGCCCTGACCCTGGACGTCGTCCCGGCGTTCGAGATCCGGCAGTACGTCTACGACGACCTCCCCCGGTCCGTGCTCGACGACAACCTGCCGGAGATCCTCGCCTCGGGGTACAGCGTCAGCCTCTTCACCAACTGGCAGAGCACCGACATCAACCACGCCTGGCTCAAGCGCACCGAGCCGATGCCCGACGGCCCGTTCTTCGGCGCCCGGCCCGCCGACGGCCCGCGCCACCCGGTGCCGGGTGTCGACGCCACCAACTCCACCGAGCAGTTCGGCGTCCCCGGCCCGTGGCACGCCCGCCTGCCGCACTTCCGCATGGAGTTCAGCCCGAGCACCGGCGCCGAGCTGCAGTCGGAGTGGATGGTGCCGCTCGACCGCGCGCTCGAGGCCATCGACGCCGTGGCCGCCATCCGCGAGCAGCTCGCCCCTGTCCTCCAGGTCAACGAGATCCGCACGGTGGCCGCCGACGACCTGTGGCTGAGCATGAACTACCACCGCGACAGCCTGGGCCTGCACTTCACCTGGATCGCCGACACGGACCGGGTCCTGCCGGTCGTGGCGGCCCTGGAGGAGCAGCTCGCTCCGCTGGAGGCCCGCCCGCACTGGGGCAAGGTCTTCACCCAGGACCCGGCGACGATCCGCTCCCGCTACGAGCGCTTCGCCGACTTCCAGGCCCTGGCCGCCGAGTACGACCCGGCGGGCACCTTCCGCAACGCCTGGCTCGACGACATCCTCGGCTAGATCCCGAGCTCCACCGGCAGCCCGAACGTCACGAAGAGCTCGGGCGCCTCGAACGCCTTCATCACCGAGATCCGCCCACCCTCGGCTTGCAGAACGCCCAGCACAAACGGGCGGTAGGCCGTGTCCCCCTCGGCCAGCACGTAGCCGGCGACCGCGGGCTGACGGTTCGCCGCCCACGGCAGCATCCGCCACCGGCCCCGCGACATCATGCCCTCACGCAGGGCCGGAGCAACCTGGGCCGCGCCGTGCCACTCCCCGACGCCGGGCTCGATGCTCAGCACCACGTCCTCCCGCAGCAGCCCGACCAGCGCCTCGGGGTCGGCCTGCTCGTGCGCGGCGATGTACCGCTCCAACAACTCCCGCTGCTCCGCCCCGGGCTCCCCGGCGGGCGCCCACTCCTCCCGCCCTCCCGGCCACCGCTCCCGCAGCGTCACCCTCGCCCGCTGCACGGCACTGTTGACCGCCGGCACGGACGCATCGAGCAACTCCGCCACCTCACGCGCACTCCAGGCCAGCACATCCCGCAGAATCAACGCGGCCCGCTGCCGCGCCGGCAACAACTGGATCGCGGCCAGAAAAGCCAGCGAGATCGTCTCCCGCTCCACCACCGCAGCCTCCGGCCCGGGCCGCTCGTCCAGCACCTGATCCGGGTACGGCTGCAGCGGCGGCGTGGTCCTCCTCAGCGTGTCCAGGCAGGCGTTGGTCGCGATCCGATAGAGCCAGGTCCGCGCACTCGACCGCCCCTCGAAGGACTCCCTTCCCCGCCAGGCCCGCAGCAGCACCTCCTGCACATGGTCCTCAGCAGCCTCGAACGACCCGAGCATCCGATAGCAGTGCACATGCAACTCCCACCGATACCGCCGGCTCAACTCGTCGAACACCTCGGCTTCCACACCGTCGTTCATACCCGACCTGGGGTCGTCGGCGGCGGC
Protein-coding regions in this window:
- a CDS encoding ferredoxin reductase, with the translated sequence MAVTQTLRSGAWRVVELITTPLVPADYLDVVAPLRNASVLRAKIESVRPETRNSVTLVLRPGRGWQPHEPGQYIRIGVDVDGVRLWRAYSVTCAPGRLSVTVNAVRDGVVSNYLIRNAKRGMIVHLDNPAGEFTLPTPRPEKVLFVTAGSGITPVMGMLRSALHELSDVVVLHSAPEREAVVFGEELRTLAADGRIRLIERHTRTDGRISTTELAELVPDLFERHTWACGPNEMLDDLGAHWALAGAAERLHVERFRPTIIAAGEGGKVTFGRSGTVVDAEGGVPILEAGENAGVLMPSGCRMGICFSCVLPMTEGSVRDLRDGSITTAVEGDRIPVQTCISAAAGPCQLDA
- a CDS encoding fatty acid desaturase family protein → MTTIQRKRVSPIDHLTAEDIETLGRELDAIRDEIVAGRGENDAKYIRRVISVQRKLELSSRAILLFSLFPPAWLVGTAGLSVAKILENMEIGHNIMHGQWDWMRDPKIHSTAWEWDNASPSEQWKHSHNELHHTYTNVVGKDNDLGYGIMRVDEGQRWHPIYLGQPLWNFVNACFFEYGIAAYDLELGKNLKTKKRRTNPEFKERLKQVRRKIGKQMLKDYVVHPALSIVTGSFLHTLAANAVANLVRNLWTHSVIMCGHFPQGVETFERTSIEGETRGEWYVRQMLGSANIDGNRVMHIMTGNLSYQIEHHLFPDLPSNRYQEIAPRIREIFDRYQLTYVSGSLPRQVGSAWAKVFRLSLPNRGEAKLAADAPRPKQVKRAKAYRWQRPAEEPTPVAVNS
- a CDS encoding D-arabinono-1,4-lactone oxidase; the encoded protein is MSDVVKNWAGNITFNASRIHRMLTVPELQDLVAGGGKVRVLGSGHSFNRMADTTGDLVDLIGLPRVVEISADRRTVRVDGGIRYGELADRLHAEGLAVHNMASLPHISVAGAVTTATHGSGVRNRNLATSVAGLELIRGDGKLVTLRRGDEGFDGAVVGLGALGIVTALTLDVVPAFEIRQYVYDDLPRSVLDDNLPEILASGYSVSLFTNWQSTDINHAWLKRTEPMPDGPFFGARPADGPRHPVPGVDATNSTEQFGVPGPWHARLPHFRMEFSPSTGAELQSEWMVPLDRALEAIDAVAAIREQLAPVLQVNEIRTVAADDLWLSMNYHRDSLGLHFTWIADTDRVLPVVAALEEQLAPLEARPHWGKVFTQDPATIRSRYERFADFQALAAEYDPAGTFRNAWLDDILG
- a CDS encoding sigma-70 family RNA polymerase sigma factor, which encodes MNDGVEAEVFDELSRRYRWELHVHCYRMLGSFEAAEDHVQEVLLRAWRGRESFEGRSSARTWLYRIATNACLDTLRRTTPPLQPYPDQVLDERPGPEAAVVERETISLAFLAAIQLLPARQRAALILRDVLAWSAREVAELLDASVPAVNSAVQRARVTLRERWPGGREEWAPAGEPGAEQRELLERYIAAHEQADPEALVGLLREDVVLSIEPGVGEWHGAAQVAPALREGMMSRGRWRMLPWAANRQPAVAGYVLAEGDTAYRPFVLGVLQAEGGRISVMKAFEAPELFVTFGLPVELGI